One Syntrophales bacterium DNA window includes the following coding sequences:
- the hemA gene encoding glutamyl-tRNA reductase gives MKLILVGMNYKTAPVELRERLQNYCSDQDVALPDLMMNPEIKEAICLATCNRIEVIARLGDTARGEDFLKNFMCRQGNFDIKETEKYLYIYRDIDAVLHLFRVASSLDSMVMGEPQILGQIKDAYRMAVDRHATGVLLNRLTHHAFQVAKRVRSETEIAGNAVSVSYAAVELAKKIFGSLKGKSALLIGAGEMSELAARHLIRQGVGNIFIANRTIARAQQMAEEFHGVAVSFDEFPSFLPEVDIVIASTGAPGYILTAPMVAAALKKHKHKQHMLFLIDIAVPRDIEPEVGELDNVYLYNIDHLQDVVDANRAMRRGEALRAEELIAEEVAGFEKWFNSLAAVPAIVRLREKTDSIVQGELDRFSAWLGGLKEEDRAHVEWLVSSVVNKILHDPITVLKEESSEGEELPDMAAIRRLFKL, from the coding sequence ATGAAACTTATCCTTGTCGGCATGAATTATAAAACAGCGCCCGTCGAGCTCCGCGAACGACTCCAGAACTACTGCTCGGATCAGGACGTCGCCCTTCCAGATTTAATGATGAACCCCGAGATAAAAGAGGCGATCTGCCTTGCAACCTGCAACCGGATTGAGGTGATCGCCCGTCTCGGCGATACGGCGCGGGGCGAGGATTTTCTGAAGAATTTCATGTGCAGACAGGGAAATTTTGATATCAAGGAAACGGAAAAATATCTTTACATTTACAGGGATATCGATGCAGTGCTGCACCTCTTTCGGGTTGCATCCAGCCTTGATTCAATGGTTATGGGGGAGCCGCAGATACTTGGGCAGATAAAGGATGCCTATCGGATGGCCGTTGATCGCCATGCCACCGGCGTTCTGCTCAACCGCCTTACCCACCATGCCTTTCAGGTGGCAAAGAGGGTAAGAAGCGAGACGGAAATTGCCGGCAATGCCGTCTCGGTAAGTTATGCCGCCGTGGAACTGGCGAAAAAGATATTTGGCAGCCTCAAGGGAAAGTCGGCGCTGCTGATAGGCGCAGGCGAGATGTCGGAACTTGCCGCCCGCCACCTCATTCGTCAAGGCGTCGGCAACATCTTCATCGCTAACAGAACTATCGCGAGGGCGCAGCAAATGGCGGAGGAATTTCATGGCGTCGCCGTTTCTTTTGATGAATTCCCCTCGTTTCTGCCGGAGGTGGATATCGTTATCGCTTCAACCGGCGCCCCGGGCTATATCCTCACCGCCCCGATGGTTGCCGCTGCATTAAAGAAGCATAAACATAAGCAGCATATGCTGTTTTTGATAGATATCGCCGTTCCGAGGGACATAGAGCCCGAAGTAGGAGAACTTGATAACGTTTATTTGTACAATATAGACCATCTTCAGGATGTCGTTGATGCGAACAGGGCAATGCGCAGGGGAGAAGCCCTGCGGGCGGAGGAACTCATTGCCGAAGAGGTGGCGGGATTTGAAAAATGGTTTAATTCGCTGGCCGCCGTGCCGGCGATCGTGAGACTGCGTGAAAAGACGGACAGTATCGTGCAGGGAGAGCTGGACAGATTTTCTGCGTGGCTTGGAGGACTTAAGGAAGAGGACCGCGCCCATGTCGAATGGCTGGTATCCTCGGTTGTTAATAAGATACTCCACGACCCTATAACCGTCTTGAAGGAGGAAAGCAGTGAAGGGGAAGAGCTGCCCGATATGGCGGCTATTCGCCGACTTTTCAAGCTTTGA
- the hemC gene encoding hydroxymethylbilane synthase — translation MIADLIRGRHPGLEVELQIIRTKGDIMQNVALSVIGGKGVFIKEIEEALLRNDVDLAVHSMKDVPAELPDKLEIAVTPLREDPRDVLISKGGRKLEEMPPGAKIGTGSLRRELQLKNRFPGFEIVPMRGNLDTRIRKLDTENLSGVILAAAGIARMGWSSRVSQFIPVDMLLPAVGQGVLGLETRRGDDRSLSVIEFLNDPVTFVEVGAERAFLERLGGGCQLPIAGFAKKTGEKIVIEGMVGSLDGKVVIRERAEGEAGDYRELGSGLAETILLRGGDVLLAEINQENLS, via the coding sequence ATGATCGCCGATCTCATCCGGGGGAGGCATCCTGGCCTTGAGGTCGAGCTTCAGATAATTCGGACCAAGGGGGACATCATGCAGAACGTTGCCCTGTCCGTGATTGGCGGCAAAGGGGTCTTTATCAAGGAGATCGAAGAGGCTCTGCTCAGGAACGATGTCGATCTGGCCGTCCACAGCATGAAGGACGTCCCGGCAGAACTCCCGGACAAACTGGAAATTGCCGTAACGCCTCTGAGGGAGGATCCCCGCGACGTTCTGATCTCGAAAGGAGGCCGTAAGCTTGAAGAAATGCCTCCGGGTGCGAAAATAGGGACCGGTTCGCTTAGGCGCGAGCTGCAATTGAAAAACCGTTTCCCCGGTTTTGAGATTGTGCCGATGCGGGGCAACCTCGATACGAGAATAAGGAAGCTGGACACGGAAAATTTGAGCGGCGTTATCCTTGCCGCGGCGGGGATCGCGAGGATGGGATGGAGTTCCCGCGTTTCTCAATTTATTCCGGTGGATATGTTGCTGCCTGCCGTAGGGCAGGGGGTGCTGGGGTTGGAAACGAGACGGGGTGATGACCGCAGCCTGAGTGTTATTGAATTTTTGAATGATCCCGTCACTTTTGTAGAAGTAGGAGCGGAACGGGCATTTCTGGAGCGACTCGGCGGCGGTTGCCAGCTTCCTATTGCCGGGTTCGCGAAAAAAACCGGTGAAAAGATCGTCATTGAGGGCATGGTGGGGAGTCTCGACGGGAAGGTCGTGATCCGCGAGCGCGCCGAGGGGGAAGCCGGCGATTACCGAGAGCTCGGCAGTGGGTTAGCGGAAACCATCCTGCTGCGGGGAGGGGACGTGCTGCTTGCTGAAATTAATCAGGAAAACTTATCTTAA
- a CDS encoding uroporphyrinogen-III synthase, which translates to MNGIETKPLSGRGVVITRPEKQSGELTRLLSTQGARVINFPVIQIAPPADWSMLDRAIEKLESYRWIIFTSANGVVFFFGRLREQGKDIRELKGVKIAAIGPATAAAIEALGIKVDLMPDEFVSEGVVKAFAGRDLQGCSVLLPRAQEARDVIPAGLAKLGATVEVATVYRTISTDRDPSELIRLFEDGEISALIFTSGSTVVNFMKIMGVDFHLPSQVKVATIGPVTEAAAEKAGLPVHIRQKRATVPELVDALTAAFAG; encoded by the coding sequence ATGAACGGGATTGAGACAAAACCTCTGTCTGGCAGAGGAGTCGTTATCACCAGGCCGGAGAAGCAGTCGGGAGAGCTGACGAGATTGCTTTCAACCCAGGGGGCGAGGGTGATAAATTTTCCGGTCATCCAAATAGCGCCGCCCGCAGACTGGTCTATGCTGGATAGGGCGATTGAGAAGCTGGAATCTTATCGCTGGATTATTTTTACCAGCGCCAACGGGGTGGTTTTTTTCTTTGGGCGTCTGAGAGAGCAGGGGAAAGACATCCGGGAGCTCAAGGGCGTAAAGATCGCCGCTATCGGCCCGGCGACGGCAGCGGCAATCGAGGCTTTGGGAATAAAAGTCGATCTGATGCCGGATGAATTCGTTTCGGAGGGGGTGGTTAAAGCCTTTGCCGGGCGTGATTTGCAGGGATGCAGTGTTCTGCTGCCCCGCGCTCAGGAGGCGCGCGATGTTATCCCCGCAGGACTTGCCAAGCTGGGCGCAACCGTCGAGGTGGCAACTGTGTATCGAACGATTAGCACGGACAGGGATCCATCTGAACTGATTCGCCTTTTTGAGGATGGTGAAATTTCCGCCCTTATCTTTACAAGCGGTTCTACCGTTGTCAATTTTATGAAGATCATGGGAGTGGATTTTCATCTTCCGTCCCAGGTTAAGGTGGCGACTATCGGCCCGGTAACGGAGGCGGCGGCGGAAAAGGCTGGTTTACCCGTCCATATCCGTCAAAAGCGCGCCACTGTCCCGGAACTGGTTGACGCACTTACAGCCGCCTTTGCAGGCTGA
- the ilvB gene encoding biosynthetic-type acetolactate synthase large subunit, which yields MKVSGAQILFKALEMEKVEVIFGYPGGAVIGIYDELFRQKVRHILVRHEQGAIHAADGYARASGKVGVCLVTSGPGATNTVTGIANAHSDSIPVVILTGQVPTALIGSDAFQEVDIMGITRPCTKHNFLVRDVAELGKVVREAFHIARSGRPGPVLVDLPKDVMQAEMEEEDVCFQSGYLYAEETLDASAIDKAAAMIAAAQNPLVFAGGGVSMGKASGELRELARMIGAPVASTLMGLGAFPASDPLWLGMAGMHGTYAANMAFTNCDLVIGVGVRFDDRVTSNVEAFAPRAQIIHIDIDPVSIDKIVRTNLAIVADAKQALSALVARLKERNYVQPGAIKDWQEQAMTWKRERPLGYKNNGDVIKPQFVVEKLYELSQGKAVIATEVGQNQMWAAQFFQYNDPNCFLTSGGLGTMGFGLPAAIGAQVACPDSLVIDVAGDGSIQMNIQELGTAVQNKLPVKIAILNNSFLGMVRQWQEKFYQKRYSQTVLDNNPDFLKIAEAYGAKGLRARTVAEVEDVIKEAFATEGVVVMDFIVDREEGVYPLVKPGAPLTEMDFGPMEIKGAAVAENGDDPFARSFN from the coding sequence GTGAAGGTATCAGGAGCGCAAATTCTGTTCAAGGCATTAGAAATGGAGAAGGTTGAAGTAATCTTTGGCTATCCGGGGGGAGCGGTTATCGGCATCTATGACGAATTGTTCCGCCAAAAGGTACGGCACATCCTGGTACGGCACGAACAAGGCGCTATTCACGCCGCCGACGGTTACGCGCGGGCTTCAGGAAAGGTCGGCGTCTGTCTGGTGACTTCCGGTCCCGGCGCTACCAATACGGTTACCGGAATCGCCAACGCGCATAGCGATTCCATCCCTGTTGTTATCTTGACGGGGCAGGTGCCAACCGCCCTGATCGGCAGCGACGCTTTTCAAGAGGTTGATATAATGGGGATTACTCGCCCCTGCACCAAGCATAACTTTCTTGTGCGCGATGTCGCCGAACTGGGAAAGGTGGTGCGGGAGGCGTTTCATATTGCCCGTTCGGGCAGACCTGGCCCCGTGCTGGTTGATCTTCCCAAGGATGTCATGCAGGCGGAGATGGAAGAAGAGGATGTCTGTTTTCAGAGCGGCTACCTGTATGCCGAAGAGACGCTCGATGCCTCTGCAATAGACAAGGCCGCGGCAATGATCGCCGCCGCTCAGAATCCCCTTGTCTTTGCCGGGGGCGGGGTTTCAATGGGCAAGGCGTCCGGCGAGTTGCGGGAATTGGCAAGAATGATTGGCGCTCCGGTTGCTTCAACACTGATGGGGTTGGGCGCGTTTCCCGCATCAGATCCGCTTTGGCTGGGAATGGCGGGGATGCACGGGACCTATGCCGCAAATATGGCTTTTACCAATTGCGATCTTGTTATCGGAGTTGGCGTGCGTTTTGATGACCGGGTAACTTCCAATGTTGAAGCCTTTGCGCCCCGTGCCCAGATCATTCACATTGATATTGATCCCGTTTCCATTGATAAAATTGTCAGGACGAATCTCGCTATCGTTGCCGACGCAAAACAGGCGCTTTCTGCCCTTGTTGCCAGACTGAAAGAAAGAAATTATGTCCAGCCCGGCGCCATTAAGGATTGGCAGGAACAGGCTATGACCTGGAAAAGAGAACGCCCGCTGGGTTACAAGAACAATGGCGATGTCATCAAACCGCAGTTTGTTGTGGAAAAACTCTATGAGTTATCCCAAGGCAAAGCCGTCATCGCCACGGAAGTGGGGCAGAATCAGATGTGGGCGGCGCAGTTTTTTCAGTACAACGACCCGAACTGCTTCCTTACCTCGGGAGGATTGGGAACGATGGGCTTCGGCCTCCCTGCCGCCATCGGCGCGCAGGTGGCATGCCCGGACAGCCTGGTGATTGATGTCGCCGGCGATGGCAGCATCCAGATGAATATCCAGGAGCTGGGCACGGCGGTGCAGAATAAACTGCCGGTTAAGATAGCGATTCTTAACAATAGTTTCCTGGGGATGGTCCGCCAGTGGCAGGAGAAGTTCTATCAGAAACGCTATTCCCAGACTGTCCTCGATAACAATCCCGATTTTTTGAAAATTGCCGAGGCCTATGGCGCCAAGGGGCTGCGGGCGCGAACAGTGGCAGAGGTTGAAGATGTGATCAAAGAGGCCTTTGCCACGGAAGGGGTAGTAGTAATGGATTTTATCGTTGACAGGGAAGAGGGCGTTTATCCGTTGGTAAAGCCGGGGGCGCCGCTTACCGAAATGGATTTTGGCCCGATGGAGATAAAAGGAGCGGCAGTTGCCGAAAATGGGGATGACCCGTTTGCGCGTTCATTTAATTAA
- the ilvN gene encoding acetolactate synthase small subunit has translation MEVRENVISILVNNKPDVLARISGTLSGRGFNIESISANVTMDPARTRIIITTIGDNATLTRILKQIARLVDIIDVADLTGRKAVRRELFLVRLNWSKEGERKKIEALAKEKNWKILSADEHRCVLEITGENGVLLKEIMALKQFGMEDFTRTGVVAIEYGL, from the coding sequence ATGGAAGTGCGAGAAAACGTAATATCTATTCTGGTCAACAACAAACCCGATGTCCTCGCAAGGATCTCGGGAACGCTCAGCGGCAGAGGGTTCAACATTGAAAGCATCTCCGCCAATGTTACGATGGACCCTGCGAGGACAAGAATCATCATCACCACAATCGGGGACAACGCGACGCTCACAAGGATACTCAAACAGATTGCCCGGCTGGTTGACATCATTGATGTAGCCGATTTGACGGGACGCAAAGCCGTCCGGCGCGAGCTGTTTCTGGTCAGGCTAAACTGGTCAAAGGAGGGAGAGAGAAAAAAGATTGAGGCGCTCGCGAAGGAAAAAAACTGGAAAATTCTCAGCGCTGACGAGCACAGATGCGTACTTGAAATTACCGGGGAAAACGGGGTTCTGCTGAAAGAGATAATGGCGCTCAAACAATTCGGGATGGAAGACTTTACCCGGACAGGCGTGGTGGCGATTGAATATGGTTTGTAG
- the hemB gene encoding porphobilinogen synthase produces the protein MQFPEYRPRRLRKNDTLRRMVRETRLSVDNLIYPLFVVPGKKVKKPIPSMPGNFQMSVDNIVKEATRLKELGIPAVILFGIPDKKDDIASQALIDGGVVQMASQEIKAKVPDIIVITDVCVCEYTSHGHCGIIEKGEVHNDMTLEVLSEMAVSHAKAGADMVAPSAMMDGQVGAIREGLDEAGFESIPIMGYSAKFASCFYGPFREAAESAPAFGDRRGYQMDPANGDEAIREITLDVEEGADIIMVKPALPYLDLIRRAKEEFDLPLAAYNVSGEFAMIKAAASMGWLDGERAMMESLTAIKRAGADMIITYFAPEAAVILGK, from the coding sequence ATGCAATTTCCAGAATACCGACCGCGACGGCTTAGAAAAAACGACACTCTCCGACGGATGGTGCGGGAGACGCGCCTGTCGGTGGATAATCTCATCTACCCGCTTTTTGTTGTTCCCGGGAAAAAGGTGAAAAAACCGATCCCGTCGATGCCGGGGAATTTCCAGATGTCGGTGGACAACATCGTCAAGGAGGCGACAAGGCTGAAAGAGCTGGGGATTCCCGCGGTGATACTATTTGGGATACCTGATAAAAAGGACGACATTGCCTCACAGGCGCTGATCGACGGCGGGGTGGTCCAGATGGCGAGCCAGGAAATCAAGGCAAAGGTGCCAGATATCATTGTTATAACAGACGTCTGCGTTTGCGAATACACGAGCCACGGCCATTGCGGCATCATCGAAAAAGGGGAAGTGCACAACGACATGACGCTGGAGGTGCTCTCCGAAATGGCCGTTTCCCATGCAAAAGCCGGGGCCGACATGGTTGCCCCGTCGGCGATGATGGACGGGCAGGTGGGCGCGATCCGGGAGGGTCTTGATGAAGCAGGTTTTGAGTCCATCCCGATTATGGGTTATTCGGCCAAATTCGCCTCCTGTTTTTACGGTCCGTTCCGGGAGGCGGCCGAAAGTGCCCCCGCCTTCGGGGATCGCCGGGGCTACCAGATGGACCCGGCAAACGGGGACGAGGCGATTCGCGAAATCACCCTTGATGTAGAGGAAGGCGCTGACATAATTATGGTTAAGCCGGCTCTGCCCTATCTCGATCTGATCCGCCGGGCGAAAGAGGAATTCGATCTTCCCCTTGCCGCCTATAACGTAAGCGGCGAGTTTGCGATGATCAAGGCCGCGGCCAGTATGGGGTGGCTCGATGGCGAGCGGGCGATGATGGAATCCCTGACAGCAATCAAACGGGCCGGGGCTGATATGATAATCACCTATTTTGCCCCCGAAGCGGCGGTGATTTTAGGAAAATAA
- the ahbD gene encoding heme b synthase, producing the protein MDSLHHTTEKDSSLILPNTLRMVAWEITRSCNLSCKHCRASAMQGPYPGELSTEKAMQVLDEIAAVGKPVIILTGGEPLLRKDVYELAAYGDSQGLRMVLATNGTLMSDEIVHKLIDSGIKRVSVSIDGPDPESHDQFRGVPGAFAGTMQGIAAMKRAGLEFQINTTITKGNLSQIQSLHDLAHSVGAVAHHIFLLVPTGRGKEMADQEIKPLQYEETLDWFFDTGLTCSMQLKATCAPHYYRIFHQRQKELKNATGEMATQRTKDVRTLHSMTRGCMGGSSFCFISHTGQVQPCGYLELDCGQLKENSFVDIWGKSPIFNDLRDLGRYKGKCGRCEFLKVCGGCRARAYEETGDYLAAEPYCIYEPKRG; encoded by the coding sequence TTGGATTCACTTCATCACACTACGGAAAAAGATTCCTCGCTGATTCTGCCCAATACCTTGAGAATGGTTGCTTGGGAGATCACCCGCAGTTGCAACCTTTCCTGCAAACACTGCCGCGCTTCGGCAATGCAGGGTCCTTACCCCGGAGAACTAAGCACCGAAAAAGCGATGCAGGTGCTTGACGAGATTGCCGCCGTCGGCAAGCCGGTCATTATCCTTACTGGCGGAGAGCCGCTTTTGCGCAAAGATGTGTATGAACTTGCCGCTTACGGCGATTCCCAAGGGCTGCGGATGGTGCTTGCGACCAACGGCACGCTGATGAGCGATGAAATTGTTCATAAATTGATCGATTCCGGGATAAAACGGGTAAGCGTCAGCATCGATGGCCCCGATCCTGAAAGTCACGATCAATTCCGGGGTGTTCCGGGGGCGTTTGCCGGGACGATGCAGGGCATTGCGGCGATGAAGCGGGCCGGACTGGAGTTCCAGATCAATACGACGATCACAAAGGGCAACCTCTCCCAGATTCAAAGCCTGCATGATCTTGCCCATAGCGTCGGCGCAGTGGCCCACCACATCTTTCTGCTTGTGCCGACGGGACGGGGCAAGGAGATGGCCGATCAGGAGATCAAGCCCTTGCAATATGAAGAGACGCTGGACTGGTTTTTCGATACGGGCCTGACCTGCAGCATGCAATTGAAGGCTACCTGCGCCCCCCATTACTATCGGATCTTCCACCAGAGGCAAAAGGAGCTCAAAAACGCAACAGGGGAAATGGCCACGCAGCGCACTAAAGACGTCCGGACGCTGCACTCGATGACCCGCGGCTGCATGGGGGGAAGTTCCTTCTGTTTTATTTCCCATACCGGTCAGGTTCAGCCGTGCGGATACCTCGAGCTTGACTGCGGTCAGTTAAAGGAGAACAGCTTTGTCGATATCTGGGGGAAATCACCAATTTTCAATGATTTGAGGGATTTAGGCCGCTACAAAGGCAAATGCGGCCGCTGTGAATTTTTGAAGGTATGCGGCGGGTGCCGGGCGCGCGCCTACGAGGAGACCGGCGATTATCTCGCCGCCGAGCCTTATTGCATCTACGAGCCAAAGCGGGGTTGA
- the polA gene encoding DNA polymerase I: protein MVEIEKQKTRPRFVIVDGSNYLFRAFYAIRELSNSKGFPTNAIYGFTNMLMKLLRELDPDYIAIAFDVKGPTFRHEAYEGYKATRRATPDALIPQIPVVKDVIRSFSIPIIEKQGLEADDIIGTVAVLAAGQGMEVIIASGDKDMMQLVSPDIVMFDAMKDKTYDIAAVKERFGVEPAQVADVLGVMGDTSDNIPGVPGIGPKGAARLIEQFGSVAEIIAAPERIHNEKTRKAMLQYAAQATMSRDLALIRTDAKFDFDIAQCRRNEPDRDRLRDYFREFEFSSLLNELKLHEGKKAVKYRVCDSREDISALTEMLSEVKEFSFELLLSSVEAMRASVMGMAVSSSRGEGFYIPLASDDGAPLLFAEDVFSGLAPFLANPSLLKHGHDLKTALIVLARSGVFMKGLGCDTMVASYLVNQARHGFELADVVFENLGSQVPSQKDLLGSGAKAASFSSVPVEKAAAYAVERADVLLPLVEDLYAKLDYMGMKGLLEDVEMPLVRVLSAMESRGVLLDASLLREMSGEIAQLLQLSEEKIHILAGEAFNINSPKQLQHILFDKLGLPHGRKTKEGYSTDVDVLSYLALSHELPAEIISYRGMMKLKSTYIDALPALVNPRTGRVHTTYNQTATATGRLSSSNPNLQNIPIRTTEGKRIRQAFIAPLGWEIVSADYSQIELRVLAHLSGDAALRDAFASGEDIHSRTAADIFGVFPEMVSPDMRRQAKVINFGVLYGMSAFGLAKELGVSQKLAQAYIDSYFQRYSGVRSYLDGILDGAMRDGYVTTLLQRRRYLPEIASPHAQIRQFAERTAINAPIQGTAADLIKIAMVKIHQRLQEEKFSAVMIMQVHDELVFEAPVAEREALAELVRKEMEGAMELSVPLKVEIAAGKNWDEAHT from the coding sequence ATGGTGGAAATAGAAAAACAAAAAACCCGTCCCCGCTTTGTCATCGTGGACGGCAGCAATTACCTTTTTCGCGCCTTCTACGCAATCCGTGAACTCTCCAACTCCAAGGGTTTTCCGACCAACGCAATTTACGGCTTTACCAATATGCTGATGAAGCTGCTCCGGGAGCTTGATCCTGACTACATCGCGATCGCCTTCGACGTAAAGGGGCCGACTTTTCGCCATGAAGCCTATGAAGGGTATAAGGCAACGCGGCGGGCTACTCCGGACGCCCTGATCCCGCAGATTCCCGTTGTCAAGGATGTCATTCGCTCTTTTTCCATCCCGATCATCGAAAAGCAGGGACTGGAGGCCGATGACATAATCGGCACCGTTGCCGTGCTTGCGGCAGGGCAGGGGATGGAGGTGATTATCGCCTCCGGCGACAAGGATATGATGCAGCTTGTTTCACCAGACATTGTCATGTTTGATGCGATGAAGGATAAAACCTACGACATTGCGGCGGTAAAGGAGCGCTTCGGCGTTGAGCCTGCGCAGGTTGCAGATGTTCTGGGGGTGATGGGAGATACCTCCGACAACATCCCCGGGGTTCCAGGCATCGGGCCGAAGGGAGCAGCGCGGCTGATCGAACAGTTTGGCAGTGTTGCGGAGATCATTGCTGCCCCGGAACGCATTCATAATGAAAAAACGCGAAAGGCGATGCTGCAATACGCAGCTCAGGCGACTATGAGTCGCGATCTTGCGCTGATCAGGACCGACGCAAAATTCGACTTCGATATCGCTCAGTGCCGCCGCAATGAGCCTGATCGCGACCGGCTGAGGGATTACTTTCGGGAGTTCGAGTTCTCATCACTTTTGAATGAACTTAAACTTCACGAGGGGAAAAAGGCTGTAAAATACAGAGTTTGCGATAGTCGCGAGGATATCTCCGCTCTTACAGAGATGCTTAGTGAGGTTAAAGAATTTTCCTTTGAGCTTTTGCTTTCTTCAGTGGAGGCGATGAGGGCCTCTGTGATGGGAATGGCCGTTTCTTCCAGCAGGGGGGAAGGGTTCTACATTCCCCTAGCCAGCGATGATGGAGCTCCTTTGCTTTTTGCTGAGGATGTTTTTTCCGGACTGGCCCCTTTTCTTGCTAATCCTTCTCTACTCAAGCATGGCCACGACCTGAAAACGGCGCTTATTGTGCTGGCCCGCTCCGGCGTTTTTATGAAAGGTCTCGGCTGTGACACGATGGTTGCCTCTTATCTGGTGAATCAGGCGCGACACGGATTCGAACTTGCCGACGTAGTTTTTGAAAATCTTGGCAGTCAGGTTCCCTCGCAAAAAGATCTTTTGGGGAGCGGCGCGAAGGCTGCTTCGTTTTCCTCCGTTCCGGTGGAAAAGGCGGCGGCCTATGCGGTAGAACGCGCGGATGTTTTATTGCCGCTTGTTGAAGACTTGTATGCAAAGCTTGACTACATGGGGATGAAGGGGCTCCTGGAGGACGTGGAGATGCCGCTTGTCCGTGTTCTTTCAGCAATGGAGAGCCGCGGGGTTCTTCTTGACGCCAGCCTTTTGCGAGAGATGTCTGGCGAAATAGCGCAACTGCTCCAGCTTTCGGAGGAGAAAATCCATATCCTGGCCGGGGAAGCTTTCAACATCAACTCCCCTAAGCAGTTGCAGCATATCCTTTTCGACAAACTGGGGCTTCCCCACGGACGCAAGACCAAGGAGGGGTACTCCACCGATGTCGATGTGCTGAGCTATCTGGCCCTCAGTCACGAGCTGCCCGCGGAGATAATCTCCTACCGCGGGATGATGAAGCTCAAATCAACCTATATCGATGCGCTGCCCGCGCTTGTGAATCCCCGAACGGGGAGGGTGCATACGACCTACAACCAGACGGCGACGGCGACAGGAAGGCTCTCCAGCAGCAACCCCAATCTGCAGAACATTCCAATCCGAACCACGGAAGGGAAAAGAATCCGGCAGGCCTTCATTGCCCCGCTCGGATGGGAGATCGTTTCGGCTGACTACTCGCAGATCGAGTTGCGGGTACTTGCCCATCTCTCCGGCGATGCGGCGCTGCGGGACGCCTTTGCCTCCGGCGAGGACATTCACAGCCGTACCGCGGCCGACATTTTCGGGGTCTTTCCGGAAATGGTCAGCCCCGACATGCGCCGGCAGGCGAAGGTGATCAACTTCGGGGTGCTCTACGGGATGAGCGCCTTTGGGCTTGCCAAGGAACTGGGCGTGTCTCAGAAACTGGCCCAGGCTTACATAGACAGCTATTTTCAGAGATACAGCGGGGTTCGCTCGTATCTTGACGGCATCCTGGACGGGGCGATGCGCGACGGCTATGTGACGACGCTTCTTCAGAGAAGGCGCTATCTGCCGGAGATTGCCAGCCCCCATGCCCAGATTCGTCAGTTTGCCGAGCGGACGGCAATCAACGCGCCGATTCAGGGAACCGCGGCGGATCTGATCAAGATTGCGATGGTGAAAATCCACCAACGCCTTCAGGAAGAAAAATTCTCTGCGGTGATGATCATGCAGGTGCACGACGAGCTGGTCTTCGAGGCGCCTGTTGCCGAACGCGAAGCGCTGGCGGAGCTGGTGCGCAAGGAGATGGAAGGCGCGATGGAACTATCCGTGCCCTTGAAGGTGGAGATCGCCGCCGGGAAAAACTGGGACGAGGCGCATACATAA